GAACGGGGCGTGGCTGGTGCGCGGCCCGATCCGGAGCGCGTGGTCGCATCTGAAGGCGACCGACGGTCCGCTGGGTAGCCCGACCTCCGACACCACGGTGGCCGACGGCGTCTACACCCAGACCTTCAGCGGCCAGAACGGCAACCCGGTGCAGATCCGCTGGAGCAAGGCCGACGGTTTCGCCACCGTGCCGCCCGAGATCGCGGGTCAGTTGAGCGGGCTGGATGTGTCGGCGCCCGGTGCGGCCCCCGGTTCGGTGGTGTCCGGCGGTAATCCGGAGCCGGCGACCGAGGCCAAGTCCGATTCCGATTCGGGGTCGAGTTCGAACGCCAAGTGGTGGGCGCTGCCGATCGGTCTGGTGATCGCGGCGATCGCCGGTGCGCTCGCGGCCATGGTGGGCCGTGGCGGATCCGGCCACACCGCGTCCGGGCGAGGCCGGGGCACGCCGGTGGCGGCGGGCAGCGCGGCCGCGGCACGCCCCCGTGGCGGATCGCATGTCGCCACCCCGGAGGAGGCGCATACCCGCATGGGCACCACCCGCAATCCCTGATCGCGGGCACGCCGTGGGCTCCCGGGGACGAAACCCCCGGGAGCCCAGGCGTATTCGCTATCCGGCCGCAGGCGTGCCCCGA
This genomic stretch from Nocardia brasiliensis ATCC 700358 harbors:
- a CDS encoding LGFP repeat-containing protein, translated to MKSLKKSLSAIAFAGGLIATFGAGVLLSPSAGAQPADADAAITAHYDEKGGAATPLGEKVGAVYAFGPDGAAQDYRGGKIVYSPETGAKVMYGAILDKYLALGGASTDIGYPVNDESDAPVAGTARYSEFSAADGATIQWSPQNGAWLVRGPIRSAWSHLKATDGPLGSPTSDTTVADGVYTQTFSGQNGNPVQIRWSKADGFATVPPEIAGQLSGLDVSAPGAAPGSVVSGGNPEPATEAKSDSDSGSSSNAKWWALPIGLVIAAIAGALAAMVGRGGSGHTASGRGRGTPVAAGSAAAARPRGGSHVATPEEAHTRMGTTRNP